One stretch of Oryzias latipes chromosome 7, ASM223467v1 DNA includes these proteins:
- the LOC111947643 gene encoding nuclear factor 7, ovary-like, whose amino-acid sequence MTSFYLVSKVNESLCSEHEEKLKLFCVTDQQLVCIICRDGEKHEGHKFKPVKEAAESMKKDYQAFLQTISAEISAAEERAKTQNEEMTKTKEKSQKLMSQISSQFQEMHEFLQKREAEIKNELRLKENEEVEKMNQSASEIEKVLSTKTEIKEKIESALEVTNTERFLKLCTEGESLLKTKDSIKKKKSNLPVVNSCLSLGPYESHLQFFVWKEMLQVIKPKPEQLSLTSQSADAIISQDGRSLRSACQQCKRYQRNHLSYSCTLYSYGNEQQSAYPLQHSYSPRPVTALSKDLFTSGQHYWEVDVGQNNSWQLGLQGNFMKYTGGKYTISTNNVEKNIKLTGQIKKLGSYLNCFTKKLSFYDANHVKLIETITYQSSKPGAAYFHIEDTGDQFPLTVCWY is encoded by the coding sequence ATGACATCCTTTTATCTGGTTTCAAAGGTTAATGAGTCGTTGTGCTCCGAGCATGAAGAAAAGCTGAAGCTGTTCTGCGTCACGGATCAGCAGTTAGTTTGCATCATATGCAGAGACGGAGAGAAACACGAAGGACACAAGTTCAAACCAGTGAAAGAAGCAGCTGAGTCTATGAAAAAGGACTATCAGGCTTTTCTGCAAACCATTTCTGCTGAAATATCTGCTGCAGAGGAAAGAGCCAAAACGCAAAATGAGGAAATGACTAAAACTAAAGAGAAATCTCAGAAGCTGATGAGCCAAATCAGCAGCCAGTTTCAGGAGATGCACGAGTTCTTGCAGAAGAGAGAAGCTGAGATAAAGAATGAACTTAGACTTAAAGAGAATGAGGAAGTCGAGAAAATGAACCAGAGCGCCAGTGAAATAGAAAAAGTTTTATCAACTAAGACAGAAATAAAGGAAAAGATTGAATCTGCTCTGGAAGTAACTAACACAGAGAGATTTCTGAAATTGTGCACTGAGGGAGAATCTCTACTTAAAACCAAAGAttctattaaaaagaaaaagtcaaatctcCCGGTTGTGAATTCCTGTCTGTCCTTGGGTCCATATGAAAGCCACCTGCAGTTCTTTGTGTGGAAGGAGATGCTTCAGGTCATCAAACCAAAACCAGAGCAGCTGTCTCTCACAAGTCAAAGTGCAGATGCTATTATATCCCAGGATGGACGGAGTCTACGCTCTGCTTGTCAACAATGCAAGAGGTATCAAAGAAACCATCTATCATACAGTTGTACTTTATACAGTTATGGTAATGAACAGCAGAGTGCATATCCACTACAGCATTCGTACAGTCCAAGACCCGTAACTGCACTCAGCAAAGATCTGTTCACCTCAGGGCAGCATTACTGGGAGGTCGATGTTGGACAGAATAATTCCTGGCAACTGGGCCTCCAAGGTAATTTCATGAAATATACTGGTGGCAAATACACTATTTCCACAAACAATGTTGAGAAGAACATTAAACTCACAGGACAAATTAAGAAATTAGGAAGTTATTTGAACTGCTTCACAAAAAAGCTTTCCTTTTATGATGCAAACCACGTGAAGCTCATAGAGACCATCACCTACCAAAGCTCAAAACCAGGTGCTGCATATTTTCATATTGAGGATACAGGAGATCAGTTTCCTCTGACAGTGTGCTGGTACTGA
- the LOC101164643 gene encoding nuclear factor 7, ovary gives MASPSYSEDLNCPLCLSLFNSPVVLPCGHSFCSPCITEALGSQQQCPLCRSAVAAEEAKCLPANLILKSLVEKAQREEQAAKAAGMCPEHEEKFKLFCLTDLQLACIICRDGEKHEGHRFKPIREAAQSLRTDLEMFLQSVAEDINVMEQLAKAQQENLRVTGEKSKQLMVQIGRQFQEMHQFLRKREDEIKNELKCQEADGVEKMKEALTTMETALCQSTELQSKAASVLKITDPEKFLRKWTEGGSTMTRESLFKSRTNTLQVVNRELCLEQHESHLQLFMWKEMLQMITPREERLTLKSSSPHVAVSDDGRSVFSGATAQQSQASGFGQPGVSAGIFAQSSGRRREVAGFSFGNLQTINHSHVGSLFGNTSSFENFNDANVFGVSSKTTGIFGDSSSEVPKYPTFSTTEFMTGQHYWEINVGNREFWEVGIENYYLQYKEQKYAACGQNITRELEFENKPQKIGIYLNFCSNKLIFFDADNTRKIHSMSLAVMSEPVSAYISMTHRNPDYSPLTVCWF, from the exons ATGGCATCGCCTTCATACTCTGAAGATCTGAATTGCCCTCTCTGTCTGAGCCTCTTCAACAGTCCTGTGGTTCTCCCGTGCGGACACTCCTTCTGCAGCCCGTGCATCACGGAGGCGCTGGGCTCACAGCAGCAGTGCCCTCTGTGTCGCTCTGCTGTTGCAGCCGAAGAAGCAAAATGTCTGCCTGCCAACCTGATCCTGAAGAGCCTCGTGGAAAAGGCCCAGAGAGAAGAGCAGGCAGCAAAG GCGGCCGGGATGTGCCCTGAGCACGAAGAAAAGTTTAAGCTCTTCTGCCTCACTGATCTGCAACTGGCCTGCATCATATGCAGAGATGGAGAAAAACATGAAGGACACAGGTTCAAACCCATCAGAGAAGCTGCTCAGTCACTGAGGACCGACCTGGAGATGTTTCTCCAAAGTGTTGCTGAGGACATCAACGTCATGGAACAGCTCGCCAAGGCTCAGCAGGAGAATTTAAGGGTGACCGGAGAGAAGTCAAAGCAGCTGATGGTCCAGATCGGTCGGCAGTTTCAGGAGATGCACCAGTTCTTGAGAAAGAGAGAAGATGAGATAAAGAACGAGCTGAAATGCCAAGAGGCAGATGGAGTcgagaaaatgaaggaggcgtTGACCACGATGGAAACAGCTCTGTGCCAGAGCACAGAGCTGCAAAGCAAAGCGGCCTCAGTCCTGAAGATCACCGACCCGGAGAAGTTCCTGAGGAAATGGACCGAAGGAGGAAGCACGATGACCCGAGAGAGCCTGTTCAAATCCAGAACCAACACGCTCCAGGTGGTGAACAGGGAGTTGTGCTTGGAGCAGCATGAAAGCCACCTGCAGCTCTTCATGTGGAAGGAGATGCTTCAGATGATCACACCCCGAGAAGAACGCCTGACTCTCAAAAGCAGCAGTCCTCATGTTGCCGTGAGTGATGATGGCCGCAGTGTGTTTAGTGGAGCCACTGCACAGCAGTCACAGGCGTCAGGATTTGGACAACCAGGAGTTTCTGCTGGAATATTTGCACAAAGTTCTGGGAGGAGAAGGGAAGTTGCCggattttcatttggaaatttaCAAACAATAAATCATAGTCACGTAGGCAGTTTATTTGGAAACACATCTTCGTTTGAAAATTTTAATGATGCCAATGTTTTTGGGGTTTCCTCCAAAACAACTGGGATATTTGGAGACTCCTCTTCAGAAGTCCCCAAATATCCCACCTTCAGCACCACTGAGTTCATGACAGGCCAGCACTACTGGGAAATAAACGTGGGAAACAGAGAATTCTGGGAGGTTGGAATTGAGAACTACTATCTTCAGTACAAAGAGCAAAAATATGCTGCTTGTGGTCAAAATATAACTCGGGAGCTTGAATTTGAGAACAAACCTCAAAAGATCGGCATTTACTTAAACTTCTGCTCCAACAAGCTGATTTTCTTTGATGCAGACAACACGAGGAAGATCCATAGCATGAGCCTGGCCGTCATGTCTGAGCCGGTCTCTGCCTACATCAGCATGACACACAGGAACCCAGACTACAGTCCTCTGACCGTCTGCTGGTTCTGA